One part of the Vibrio ponticus genome encodes these proteins:
- a CDS encoding sensor domain-containing diguanylate cyclase, whose amino-acid sequence MRFERSWHRWLTWCFAILIALAIACIEYINNVQHQYIQQTERDSVREELSIIRSRLEALIISDIYLVNSLPVVVAANSEFSRLRWREVAQIVIERSSHIKGIILAPDDVIKLVYPYKYDRYIGTPIGKPVRNQGAKLDYQLNQEPLVADAVELDNGDLGLVARVPIYTDPPFNQRYWGNVSVVINLENLLDNAGVSEFAKNYSLAIAAVDEQLKPQSFLLGDASTLQSAFASELVLFPNGTWIIAASANQSAFSNVNWFHLNSARLIGYSSLLLLCGAYFAVSRLYRNANQRSLHDELTGLPNRRYFMFTFKRQFDLAKRAGSKERFALLNIDLDKFKEINDLYGHDAGDKVLEVAGQRIQFALRSSDVVARVGGDEFLILLPRIMESSHLESVIESIRNHLTSEPIQYDSLPIKLHASIGYAIYQPDMESVEDMFKIADAAMYRNKLRITD is encoded by the coding sequence ATGAGGTTTGAACGTAGCTGGCACCGCTGGTTAACGTGGTGTTTTGCTATCCTCATTGCTTTAGCTATCGCGTGCATTGAGTACATTAACAATGTACAGCACCAATATATTCAACAGACTGAGCGAGACAGTGTGAGAGAAGAGCTCTCTATTATTCGCTCACGCTTAGAAGCATTAATCATTTCTGATATTTATCTAGTCAATAGCCTCCCTGTTGTGGTGGCGGCAAACAGTGAGTTCTCACGTTTACGTTGGCGCGAAGTCGCACAAATTGTTATTGAGCGTAGTTCTCATATTAAAGGGATCATTTTGGCTCCTGATGACGTGATTAAGCTGGTTTATCCATACAAGTATGATCGCTATATTGGCACTCCTATCGGTAAGCCGGTACGCAATCAAGGCGCTAAACTTGACTATCAGCTTAACCAAGAACCATTAGTTGCGGATGCGGTAGAGTTAGATAATGGCGATCTTGGTCTAGTTGCTAGAGTGCCGATTTATACGGATCCGCCGTTTAATCAACGTTACTGGGGAAACGTCAGTGTTGTCATCAACCTAGAAAACCTTCTAGATAATGCCGGTGTGAGTGAGTTTGCCAAGAACTATAGTTTGGCTATCGCTGCAGTCGATGAACAACTTAAGCCACAATCGTTTCTGCTGGGTGATGCCTCTACGCTCCAATCTGCCTTTGCTAGTGAATTGGTGCTGTTTCCCAATGGTACATGGATAATTGCAGCCTCGGCGAATCAGAGTGCTTTCTCGAATGTGAATTGGTTCCATTTAAACAGCGCTCGCTTGATTGGCTACAGTTCTTTGTTATTACTCTGTGGAGCCTATTTCGCGGTTTCGCGTCTCTACCGTAATGCCAATCAACGTTCATTGCATGATGAGTTAACCGGTCTGCCTAATCGACGTTACTTTATGTTCACTTTTAAGCGCCAGTTTGACCTTGCAAAGCGAGCTGGCTCAAAAGAGAGGTTTGCACTGCTAAACATCGACTTGGATAAGTTCAAGGAGATTAACGATCTCTATGGTCATGATGCCGGTGATAAAGTGTTGGAAGTGGCGGGACAAAGGATACAGTTCGCTTTGCGTTCATCTGATGTGGTTGCTCGAGTTGGTGGGGATGAGTTTTTAATTTTGTTGCCGCGTATTATGGAGTCGTCTCATTTAGAGTCGGTCATCGAGAGCATTCGTAACCATTTGACCAGTGAACCGATTCAATATGACTCGTTACCGATCAAGTTGCACGCCAGTATTGGTTATGCGATTTATCAGCCTGATATGGAGTCAGTGGAAGACATGTTCAAAATTGCGGATGCCGCCATGTATCGCAACAAATTGCGTATTACTGACTAG
- a CDS encoding alpha-ketoglutarate-dependent dioxygenase AlkB family protein, with amino-acid sequence MSNSPNWLQVDKGNLLHVEQFLTQNQADQLFQNLMKEITWKQESTSMFGRSVLQPRLQAWFGDRAYQYSGLRLEPNPMPPAIAQLKHQCEQICQQPFNTVLLNLYRDGQDYMGWHQDNEKELGLNPTIASVSLGAERKFSLKQKRGDEKIDFQLSHGSLLVMAGETQNHWRHALPKSRKVSQPRINLTFRNIL; translated from the coding sequence ATGTCTAACTCACCAAATTGGCTGCAGGTCGACAAAGGAAATCTGTTACACGTTGAACAGTTTTTGACGCAAAACCAAGCGGATCAGCTTTTCCAGAACTTAATGAAAGAGATCACATGGAAACAAGAATCCACATCCATGTTTGGTCGTTCAGTATTGCAGCCTCGACTTCAAGCATGGTTTGGTGACAGAGCTTATCAGTATTCAGGACTCAGGCTTGAACCAAATCCAATGCCACCAGCCATCGCGCAGTTAAAACATCAATGTGAACAGATTTGCCAGCAACCATTCAATACCGTCTTGCTCAATCTTTACCGCGATGGACAAGACTACATGGGCTGGCATCAAGATAATGAAAAAGAGCTTGGACTCAACCCCACCATCGCATCAGTTAGCCTTGGTGCCGAGCGCAAATTTTCACTCAAACAAAAGCGTGGTGACGAAAAGATTGATTTTCAACTGAGCCATGGCAGCCTATTAGTCATGGCAGGAGAGACACAAAATCATTGGCGACACGCTCTCCCAAAAAGCCGTAAAGTGTCACAACCTCGTATCAATCTGACCTTTCGCAATATCCTTTAA